CCCGACCACGACCGCAACGAGTTCCGGCCGGAGAGCCGCTCTTCGCAGGGTGCTCCTCCCGTTTCTGAGCGCGGCGGCCCTGCTCACGGCCGCCGTCACACCAGCCGACGCACGTCCCGGTCCCTTCGACTCCGCGGGGCGGGGCGGTCCCGTCGTCCGAACCGAGCTGGGCCTGGTGCGTGGCGTGTCGCATGGTGCGTACGCCACCTTCGGAGGCCTGCCCTACGCCGCGCCGCCGACCGGACCGCTGCGCTGGCAGGCACCCGTGCCCGCCGCCGCATGGCAGGGCGTCCGGGACGCGACACAGCCGGCGCAGCGCTGTGTGCAGATGCCGGCACCGGGTACGGGGGCGGACGGGCCCTCGGATGCGGGCGCTGTCGTCGGTTCGGAGGACTGCCTCTACCTCAACGTCACGGTGCCCGCGACGCAGCCAGCGGGGAAGAAGCGGCCCGTGCTGGTGTGGATGCACGGCGGCGCGTTCCTGGGCGGTTCCGGCAGCGACTACGGCGCGGAACGCCTGGCGGTCCAGGGTGACGCCGTCGTCGTCACGGTCAACTACCGCCTGGGGATCTTCGGCTACTTCGGACACGCCGCACTGGGCACCGCCCCGCCGTTCGGCCTGGCCGACCAGCAGGCCGCCCTGCGCTGGGTCCGCTCCAACGCCGCGCGCTTCAGCGGAGATCCGGGCAAGGTCACGCTGTTCGGCGAGTCCGCGGGTGCCCTCGGCATCTGCGCGCACCTCACCTCACCGACGGCCGCGGGCCTCTTCCAGAGCGCCGTCCTCCAGAGCGGTTCCTGCCTGACGTCCTTCCCGCGGGGAGCCCTCGCGCCCGGAACACCGGCGTACGAGCCGTTCGCCACGCAGACTGAGGTCCAGACGGCCGGCGCGGAAGCCGCCCGGCACCTGGGCTGCACGGAGGGCGGCGCCAACGAGGTGCTCGCGTGCCTGCGCGGGCAGAGCACCGGACGCCTCGCCACCGCGCAGCTGATGCAGTCATTCAACCGTCCCGTCTACGGCAACGGGCTGCTGCCGGTTGCACCGGGCGAGGCATTGCGATCGGGACGCTTCCACCGCGTGCCGGTCGTCCTGGGCACCAACCACGACGAGATGCGGATGTTCGTCGGCGCGTCGCTCGCCGCGTTCCCCATC
This is a stretch of genomic DNA from Streptomyces sp. NBC_00536. It encodes these proteins:
- a CDS encoding carboxylesterase/lipase family protein yields the protein MLLPFLSAAALLTAAVTPADARPGPFDSAGRGGPVVRTELGLVRGVSHGAYATFGGLPYAAPPTGPLRWQAPVPAAAWQGVRDATQPAQRCVQMPAPGTGADGPSDAGAVVGSEDCLYLNVTVPATQPAGKKRPVLVWMHGGAFLGGSGSDYGAERLAVQGDAVVVTVNYRLGIFGYFGHAALGTAPPFGLADQQAALRWVRSNAARFSGDPGKVTLFGESAGALGICAHLTSPTAAGLFQSAVLQSGSCLTSFPRGALAPGTPAYEPFATQTEVQTAGAEAARHLGCTEGGANEVLACLRGQSTGRLATAQLMQSFNRPVYGNGLLPVAPGEALRSGRFHRVPVVLGTNHDEMRMFVGASLAAFPIRTESDYRARLAEAFGPAAAAVEAQYPAARHGSPALAWAAALTDRSFTCTTLAAGRAIAARAPDLPLYAYEFSDPEAPVLAGLPANPDFPYGAAHGFEMPFLFPSFPTERPLTDEQSALSDRMVGYWTNFARTGNPNTAGAPRWPAFRVPSPLGPSVQSLASGPGGIRPVDAFAAHGCSLWDRLAK